One Caretta caretta isolate rCarCar2 chromosome 24, rCarCar1.hap1, whole genome shotgun sequence genomic region harbors:
- the TSTD1 gene encoding thiosulfate:glutathione sulfurtransferase, whose protein sequence is MPLSRSVCRLQTLLGQAGRSLRLARVSSTPAPGGMDRGNIISHKDMKALVTGGKARIIDVRLPGEVANGHIANSVNIPVAEVEEALKMDPETFKMKYGVDKPRMDDENLIFHCQMGRRGAQATEIAMTLGYAKARNYAGGYKEWSEKEGK, encoded by the exons ATGCCGCTGAGCCGGTCCGTGTGTCGGCTGCAGACGCTCCTAGGACAGGCGGGCAGGTCCCTGCGGCTGGCACGAGTCAGCAGCACCCCGGCGCCGGGCGGCATGGACAGAG GAAACATCATTTCCCACAAGGACATGAAAGCACTGGTCACCGGCGGGAAGGCTCGGATTATCGACGTGCGGTTGCCGGGGGAGGTGGCGAACGGCCATATCGCCAACTCAGtcaatattccag TGGCAGAAGTCGAGGAAGCCCTGAAGATGGACCCTGAGACGTTTAAGATGAAGTATGGTGTGGACAAGCCACGGATGGATGACGAGAACTTGATCTTCCACTGCCAGATGGGCAGGAGAGGGGCTCAGGCCACAGAGATCGCCATGACTCTCGGCTACGCCAA GGCCCGTAACTATGCAGGCGGCTACAAGGAATGGTCTGAGAAGGAAGGGAAGTGA